The Sulfuricurvum sp. sequence GGTTCGCTTCCCATGTAAAATGACTGAATCTCGTGCAATGTATTCAGAAAGAATCAAACGTGCCTGCATTAAAGCTTTCTGATCAAACACATAGATATTCGGACTTTTTATCACCGGATCGATACGTTCAACCGCTTCACCTTCCAAATAGCGTTTCACCAGTTCCGCAGCACTCTTCCCCTGCTGCTTTCCACTCGTAACAAAGCCTCCAACGACTTTGTCCATAACATAGGTATCTTCCATGCTGCACAAGATGAGATGGGGATTGTGTTCAAGCGTTGAAATGGATTCTTTGAGAGTAAGATTACGTCCTGTTGCATCGCACAATCCGCCTATCGTCGTCAACAGAACAAATGACTTCGGTGCAGTAGGGAGTTTTGCAACAATATCGTCTATACGCGGTGATGATAAAAAATGAAATCGGTAATTCGGATATTGAGTGATCTGGTTACGGATATCGGACTCAATAGCTTTATAGGTACTTGAATCATCCCCGACAAACCAAATATCCCGTGTTTGAGGTGAAAATTGCCGGATCAACTCAATATTTTTGACAACGTTTTTAGACTCATACACTCCGGTATAACTCTTTTTATCTAGAGTATGAACCAAAGAGAGATTATTAATACCTGAAAAAAAGATGGGAACATTGGAAAACAGTTCCGATCGGTGGGCAATGAAAAACTTCAAAGCATTGTCGTCGGTTACATAAATAGCATCCGGATAGTATCCTTCAAACTTTTTTTGAAGATATGATACAAATTCTTTTTGATACGACTCAGTAAACGGATGGCGTTTGGTATCCAAATA is a genomic window containing:
- a CDS encoding diguanylate cyclase, which codes for MVKIIVSFLLFFTCIVHAESQSRIFILHSYSQEYGWTKYQHESFVSTLEHTYGSPLEFSVEYLDTKRHPFTESYQKEFVSYLQKKFEGYYPDAIYVTDDNALKFFIAHRSELFSNVPIFFSGINNLSLVHTLDKKSYTGVYESKNVVKNIELIRQFSPQTRDIWFVGDDSSTYKAIESDIRNQITQYPNYRFHFLSSPRIDDIVAKLPTAPKSFVLLTTIGGLCDATGRNLTLKESISTLEHNPHLILCSMEDTYVMDKVVGGFVTSGKQQGKSAAELVKRYLEGEAVERIDPVIKSPNIYVFDQKALMQARLILSEYIARDSVILHGKRTFFEQHQQAILNGTFILFGVFLLYIVISFFMMLQKNSHIKNIGSELKECSDELSQVKEKLALLEHPDE